One window from the genome of Rariglobus hedericola encodes:
- a CDS encoding ATP-dependent Clp protease proteolytic subunit — MSYYVPTILESTGRGERQWDVFSRLLKDRIIFIGSPIDDMVANLVIAQMLFLQMEDPKKDIHFYINSPGGVVTGGMAIYDTMNFLQCDIVTYCIGQAASMATVLLAAGTPGKRFALPNSRVMIHQPSGGAGGQTADIMIASKEILRWRQTLNGVIAKHTGKTPEQVEKDSDRDYYLSAHEAKAYGLVDHVVESTKEVAKVVPSAIPSAA, encoded by the coding sequence GTGAGTTATTACGTTCCCACCATCCTCGAGAGCACCGGCCGCGGTGAGCGTCAATGGGATGTCTTCAGCCGTCTCCTGAAGGATCGCATCATCTTCATCGGTTCGCCGATCGACGACATGGTCGCCAATTTGGTGATCGCGCAGATGTTGTTTCTTCAGATGGAAGACCCGAAGAAGGACATCCACTTCTACATCAACTCACCCGGCGGCGTCGTGACCGGTGGCATGGCCATCTATGACACGATGAACTTCCTGCAGTGCGACATCGTCACCTATTGCATCGGCCAGGCGGCCAGCATGGCGACGGTGCTCCTCGCCGCCGGCACCCCCGGCAAGCGTTTCGCCCTGCCGAATAGCCGTGTGATGATCCACCAGCCCAGCGGTGGCGCCGGCGGCCAGACGGCCGACATCATGATCGCCTCGAAGGAAATCCTCCGCTGGCGCCAGACGCTCAACGGCGTCATCGCCAAGCACACCGGCAAGACCCCCGAGCAGGTCGAGAAGGATTCGGATCGCGATTACTATCTGAGCGCGCACGAAGCCAAGGCCTACGGTCTCGTCGATCACGTCGTCGAGTCCACCAAGGAAGTGGCAAAAGTCGTTCCGAGCGCGATCCCCAGCGCGGCATAA
- the tig gene encoding trigger factor, with protein sequence MNIEIKDVSETRKSLVVTLDQAEVAAEHQAVIGEISKQARLPGFRPGKAPAAMIIKRYGKEISEEFKQKVLAKAYRGGLEQSKLEPLNITDVQEGEIAADKSATVTITLDVRPTFTLPDYAGLATEIQSVEVTDAEVEKAIDALRAERADFKIAERPSAKGDYVKLSYEGTVDGKSILEIAPEKQIYAKVPQTWEEVDGENEGLIPGLGKQLAGFSKGDKKDVTVTFPTDFAAVPALAGKTAIYTVEVLEIRERVLPEMDEAFFKANQADNLEGLQTNARNNLKQRKDYENRQAQRRQVTEALNAKVEFAVPESLVESETQQVLRNFIEENMRRGVPADQFEKDKAALHESASKAARTRVKTQLLLAKIAEQEKLSVTERDIDTFIYRESVMNNQKPEKLVKELTKDREKLRSIQQSIIFDKALDLLVSKATVTTASAKA encoded by the coding sequence GTGAACATCGAAATCAAAGACGTCTCCGAAACCCGTAAAAGCCTCGTCGTCACCCTCGACCAAGCCGAAGTCGCCGCCGAACACCAAGCTGTGATCGGTGAGATTTCCAAGCAGGCTCGCCTCCCCGGTTTCCGCCCCGGAAAAGCTCCCGCCGCCATGATCATCAAGCGTTACGGCAAGGAGATCAGCGAAGAGTTCAAGCAGAAGGTTTTGGCCAAGGCCTACCGCGGCGGTCTTGAGCAGTCCAAGCTTGAGCCCCTCAACATCACCGACGTGCAGGAAGGCGAAATCGCCGCCGACAAATCCGCCACCGTCACCATTACGCTGGACGTGCGCCCCACCTTCACGCTGCCCGATTACGCGGGTCTCGCCACCGAGATCCAGTCCGTCGAAGTCACCGACGCCGAGGTCGAGAAGGCCATTGATGCCCTCCGTGCCGAGCGCGCCGACTTCAAGATCGCCGAGCGCCCCTCCGCCAAGGGCGACTACGTGAAGCTTTCCTACGAAGGTACCGTCGATGGCAAATCCATCCTCGAAATCGCTCCCGAGAAGCAGATCTACGCCAAAGTCCCTCAGACGTGGGAAGAAGTTGATGGCGAAAACGAAGGTCTCATCCCCGGTCTCGGCAAGCAGCTCGCCGGTTTCTCCAAGGGTGACAAGAAAGACGTCACCGTCACGTTCCCCACCGACTTTGCCGCCGTTCCGGCCCTCGCTGGCAAGACCGCGATTTACACCGTAGAAGTCCTTGAAATCCGCGAGCGCGTGCTCCCCGAGATGGACGAAGCCTTCTTCAAAGCCAACCAAGCCGACAACCTCGAAGGCCTTCAGACCAACGCCCGCAACAATCTCAAACAGCGCAAGGATTACGAAAACCGCCAGGCGCAGCGTCGTCAGGTTACCGAGGCCCTCAATGCCAAGGTCGAATTCGCCGTTCCCGAGAGCTTGGTCGAGTCCGAGACCCAGCAGGTTCTCCGCAACTTCATCGAGGAAAACATGCGTCGCGGCGTTCCCGCCGACCAGTTTGAAAAGGACAAGGCCGCCCTCCACGAGAGCGCCAGCAAGGCCGCTCGCACCCGTGTGAAGACGCAGCTCCTCCTCGCGAAAATCGCCGAGCAGGAAAAGCTCTCCGTCACCGAGCGCGACATAGACACCTTCATCTACCGTGAGTCCGTGATGAACAACCAGAAGCCCGAAAAGCTCGTCAAGGAACTGACCAAGGATCGCGAGAAGCTCCGCTCCATCCAGCAGTCGATCATTTTCGACAAGGCCCTTGATTTACTGGTCTCCAAGGCTACGGTGACGACCGCCTCAGCGAAGGCGTGA
- a CDS encoding peptidase M22, with protein sequence MPSLRQLLAEHPTLLLIDTTSARVQIGLWENGESRAARWKTSDTEASTGLFDCVESLLSEADLRIADIKAFVFCEGPGSVLGIRTAAVALRSWRVLAPASVCYRYQSLDLVARALNQPESHIIADARRDTWHVARIGEPLKRVPTAELRGELIMPEFFRHWTPLPAGVTTTRYAVNLLFMTLMDAELFQPSSEPDAFMHEDPTYVTWSPQVHQAPRTS encoded by the coding sequence ATGCCCAGCCTACGCCAATTGCTCGCCGAGCACCCCACCCTGCTCCTGATCGACACCACATCAGCGCGCGTGCAGATCGGTCTCTGGGAAAATGGCGAATCACGGGCCGCACGCTGGAAAACGAGCGATACGGAAGCGAGCACAGGGCTGTTCGATTGCGTGGAGTCACTTCTTTCAGAGGCCGATCTGCGCATCGCTGATATAAAAGCCTTCGTGTTTTGCGAAGGCCCGGGATCGGTGCTGGGCATCCGGACCGCCGCAGTCGCTTTGCGGAGCTGGCGCGTGCTTGCCCCCGCTTCTGTCTGCTACCGCTACCAGAGCCTCGACCTCGTGGCCCGTGCACTGAACCAACCTGAAAGCCACATCATCGCCGACGCCCGTCGTGATACCTGGCATGTCGCGCGGATCGGTGAACCGCTCAAACGTGTTCCCACGGCCGAGCTGCGCGGCGAGTTGATCATGCCGGAGTTTTTCCGTCACTGGACGCCACTCCCTGCCGGCGTGACCACCACCCGCTACGCGGTGAATCTATTGTTCATGACTTTGATGGATGCTGAACTTTTTCAACCATCTTCTGAACCCGATGCGTTCATGCATGAGGATCCGACTTACGTCACGTGGTCTCCGCAAGTTCACCAAGCGCCGCGCACCAGCTAA